GTTAACTTTTCTGCACTAGGAAATCCCAATTCATGTTTTAATAAATTCGGTTGCACATTTCCATAGGCATCAATAATTTTATGAATTGATTCAGGAGCAACCCTTGTTTTTTGGTGAATAGACGTTGTGGCTATTAGTCCTTCTATTTCAATTTGATTAGAATACAACAAAAGACGCACCAAGGTCTGCGAATCATCTGGATCTCCCTCTATATCCGTTAGCACAACTAAACGATGTTTACTTTGATAATTTTGTGCGACTGTTTCGATAGTGAAGATTGCAATAAACAACAACACAGCATGTTTTATATAGATTCTTATGTTTCTTAAAGTATTCATATAAATAGCTCTTGTTTTTTAGTCAATAAGAAATCTTTAAATTAATTCTTAAAACCATTAGATAAACATGTAGGTTGAAAATAAGACGTCAAGTCCGAGCTTCTTTATTTCTTATCAAAACATATTGTTTTAAGAACAACAATCTTTACACGACTTCTTGCCGTTCTAGCAATTATCCCCCTTTTTTTTAAAGAAGGGGGATTTGCTAATTTTTAGTATTAAAATTTATAAGTAGCAGTCAAGAATAAAGATCTTGGCATACTTCCTTGAGAAGAAAATGGTGAGGTAGGATTAGCTGCCACAAATTCGGGTGAAACCCCTTCTCTGTCCAAAGCTGCTGGAAACCCTCCAGTACCAAACCATCCTAATATACCATAAGTATTTAATACATTATTTACGTTAGCTTGTAAGCTTAATTTTTCACTAAAATCATAACCCACCGTTAAATCTACCGTAGTAAACGCTGGCATTTGCCATGCATTTTGATTATTAGCTTGTCTATCACCCATATAGCTTATATTAACCGCTCCAAACAATTTTTCTCCATTATACATGGGGTTAATATTAAACATTAAATAAGGTGTGTTTTCAACTTCATTGCCTGACAAATCAAGAAGCGTATCATCTGATGGTCCGTCATTACCACCAATCCAAGTTGTGAATTGTTTTAATTTAGAGTTTTGAAACGTTGCACCTCCTTTTAAAATGATTTTATCAGTGAATGCATATGACCCATCAATTTCTAAACCTCTTGTTGTATATGTGTTAAACTGAATAGGTGAGTTGTAATTAGTGCCATCAACATTAAGAAAAGCGGTAGTTTCTGAAATATTACTTAATACACTATAAAATGGTGTAATAAATACTTTTACTTTTTCAGAATTAAATTTGTATCCGCCCTCAACTTGTTCTACTTGTTGGGCATAAGGTATTGTATTGTCAATTAAAAATTGTGAGGTTTGATTTAAATAAAAGTTAATATCTGGTGCCTTTTCACCATTCGAATATCTTACATAAAATGCATGATTATCAGCAAACTTATAATTTAACCCTGTTGAAAAAGATGCCGTACTAACCGTTTTGTCTATGCTCAATTCTGGGCCTTCTGTACCTCCAAAATTATCGTATAAAGTCAACGGATTATTATCCCTTCCTGCAGATTCTGCATTTGGAATGCTTTGGCTGTTATATCCCGCAGTTTTAATGCTTTCATGTCTAAAGCCAACATCAAAGTTAAGTTTCTCGCTAATTTCCCATTCCCAGGCTAAAAACCAAGAAAATTGCTCTTTTGTAAACGACGAAATATTGGTTCCTGAACGACCTACATCCATAACGCCATTAGGGTCTGTTACCTCATAGGTGTTACCATCAATGCCAGCTAAAGTAATATCAACTAAGTGGGGTTGATCTTGCATAGTACCAACCGCAATACCGTGATCTTGAGACAAACCTGTTTTTTTCGTCTCGGACTTCGCATAAAAGGCACCAGCAACAAAATTCATGTTATCCAGCTTTTTTGAAAACGTAAAGTTGTCCATAAACTCAGTTGTTTCATCAGCAGCACTACCAAACAATGGTAAAAAGAACAATGAATTATCTTGAACGTTAGCTCCAGGAAAATTATTGTTTGATCCTGGCGTAAAACTTAATGGCGGGCCAAAAGGTACTGTTGGATCAAAGGCTTGTGTCGTGGTACCTAAAACCTGACCACTTACCCTATCGGTAAAAGTATAGGTTCCTTGTTTAAATAATAAATGAGGTATAGCATAAAACAAAAAACTATCAGTAGCAAAAGGAGTTACTACGGCAGGAATATTTGAAGCAAAGTCCATATTTTGATAACGCGCATCATTGGTGATTTTAAATCCGTTGCCCAAATCTTGTTCCCAATTTACACCAAATGCCTGTTGTTGATAG
The nucleotide sequence above comes from Flavobacteriaceae bacterium HL-DH10. Encoded proteins:
- a CDS encoding TonB-dependent receptor, with the translated sequence MKTIFKLTFAIFCFFVNSQVSAQESNITGKVVDENGMPLPGVSILLEGTSKGAVSDFDGNFSVNNVEAGTYSLIASYIGYTKQKLNITLPQTKNLLITLKEDLSQLDEVLITGFFDKRTRMESSVAMSSLGAKEIARTAPTSSADLLKNMPGIYVNQARGEVWNTVYSRGISAGSSDNANGYYYVSIQEDGLPVTNLNSSVDGFLRADIGTARVEAIRGGTASILGANAPGGIFNYITREGGSEFAGEVRAKIGMEGNLKNPYYRTDVNVGGPLSKDGSLTYNLSGFYRRSDGARHPGYPMNNGGQFRANLVKKYNSGKVKVYAKVLNDKNALGEFTPTSNWSNPNIVDGFNSSDSYYLPSLSLDIPINGNDSFNFNSEDKLHYQQQAFGVNWEQDLGNGFKITNDARYQNMDFASNIPAVVTPFATDSFLFYAIPHLLFKQGTYTFTDRVSGQVLGTTTQAFDPTVPFGPPLSFTPGSNNNFPGANVQDNSLFFLPLFGSAADETTEFMDNFTFSKKLDNMNFVAGAFYAKSETKKTGLSQDHGIAVGTMQDQPHLVDITLAGIDGNTYEVTDPNGVMDVGRSGTNISSFTKEQFSWFLAWEWEISEKLNFDVGFRHESIKTAGYNSQSIPNAESAGRDNNPLTLYDNFGGTEGPELSIDKTVSTASFSTGLNYKFADNHAFYVRYSNGEKAPDINFYLNQTSQFLIDNTIPYAQQVEQVEGGYKFNSEKVKVFITPFYSVLSNISETTAFLNVDGTNYNSPIQFNTYTTRGLEIDGSYAFTDKIILKGGATFQNSKLKQFTTWIGGNDGPSDDTLLDLSGNEVENTPYLMFNINPMYNGEKLFGAVNISYMGDRQANNQNAWQMPAFTTVDLTVGYDFSEKLSLQANVNNVLNTYGILGWFGTGGFPAALDREGVSPEFVAANPTSPFSSQGSMPRSLFLTATYKF